GCGAGCGGCAATTAGATCGATACCCAGCGCCGGAAAACTCTTGAGTTTGCCGAGTTCGGCAATCTCGCCCAGCCCGGCCAGAGCGAGCAGCCCCCGGTCGGCTCGCGGCAACTGGCTTGTGGCCTCCGGGGCAAGCGCTCCGGCCGCGGCCAGTTGCTTCTGGACCCGCGGGATCAGCGCCGTTGTGAAGAACTGCTGGTTAAGCGTATCGCGAAATAGGAAATAACGCGCCGCCGTAAGTACGTCGCCGAGGGAGTAATTGCCCCTGGACAAGTGGGTCAGATCGACATTTCGGTCATTGGTAGCGGCCGACCAGCATCCGTAGAGTGCGGCCTGACGCCTGCGGAGAGTGTCCTCGGGTCGACCAAAGGAACTGAGCTGGTAGTACTCGGCCGCCCGTGAGAACGATGGCGGACCCAGGCCTGCGAGAGAATCGGCCAGGATTTCGAACCAGTTGCCTAGGCGGTCGATTACCTTCTTCCATTCGACATTGTCGAGCAGTTCGGAGTGCTGGGTGTAGAGGTCGCCGAACGCCTCGGTGATGGCAGCGCTGCCGGTCATCTCGCCACTCTCGATGCGGTCGATTATGACAACAGCTTGGGCGGGGAATTGATCGGGGTTTTGGTCAGTGTTGTAGACGGCCTGAGTTTTCTCCCGGCTGCAGCTAATGCACAGAACCGCCAGAACAGGAACAAACACCCTTGTTGATACCATGACCGACAACCATCAATCGCTGTGCACTATAGAAACGATCCGATCCAGTCTTCAATCAAGAAATGCACCCGGCCGATCAGCAGCGACACCCGGCCCATCACCGTGTATCCGAAATGCGCGCCGAAGGAAATCATGATGAACCAAATGCCCAGTTTGGCGGCCGCTCCGAGAGTGCCGATGTGCTCTTTCGAAAAATAGAAGTAGATCAGAGTAGATAAAACTCCAAGAACGACTATTACCGAAAGCAGGGTTGCGCCGAAACCATCGCCACCGTCAAGGGGAAGCATCGTGTCCTGCATCTGCGGCAGCACGCGACCATGAAGCTCTGAAATCAGGAAGATCCCAGCGGTGGTGCCCATGACAAATGCCAGCGAAGTTCGCGACACCCAGGACCACTTGCCGGACAGGCGACTGAACATGAGAACACCTAAAACGCCGGGGACGAATTTCCACCACTCGCCGCCGAGCATCGGATTCCACAACTGCTGGACGATAATAGTGTCCCAGATCAGGCCGACCTGATAGCCGGCGGTGAGGCCCGCGAAAATGTGTTCTGCAACGCGATAGACCGGGTTGTCGCGGTACATGAACGAAAAGAGCGCCAGCGTGACCAGCGCCACCAGCCAGACCTGGAACAGCTCCCAGCCGCTCATGCCGCCCGCCGTTTCGACTGCGAACGTCCCACCCAGTAACCGACGTTGCCGAGCACTACCAGTCCGATTATCACCAGATGCACCAACGACTGGGACTGCATCCCCACCGTGGCGTCGGCTTCGATCTCGATTAGCTTCTCATATTCGGCCGCGCCGCGCATCCCGCCGAGCAACCCGACAAACTGGCCCGACGCCACATAGGCGTAGAATTTGGGCGCCATGACCGCGGTTCCGCCGCAGCCGATCGGCACCCCGTACTGGGCGTTGACAATCGAAACCCAATAGTCGGCGGTGGCGTTGTCGGCGATCTCGAAGATGAACGAGATGTCCGAGTAGTTTTTGACCGAGTCCATCAGCGGCAGTTGCGCGAGCGGCGTGCCGCTGTTGTCGGTGGGGAAGATCGATTCGATCGATTGCCCCATTCCGGACAGCACCGCCACGTAGCCGTACTTATAGCCCAAGTTGACAAAGTCGACACCGTACGTCTTACCGTACTGGTCGCCCATCATGCGGGTGATGCGCTCGGCCATCGACGGCCCCCCGTACGGGATGTTGCTTAGCGTGATGACCTTGCAGTTCTTCCTGAACATATGGTGCAATGCGGCGATAGCGATCGGCTCGCACTCGGCGATGGTGGTCGGATAATAATCGTACACGACCATCACGTTGCAGCCGTCCGGCAGGGCCTCGACAGCATCAAAGAGTGACCGGGCTTCCGGGGTTATGACAATAGGAAGTGGGGTCGGCAGGAGAAAGGGGAGTATGACCGCAGCCGCCACGGTGAGGTAGATCCAGCGACGGTCGAGCTGATCCATTTTCTGCCAGAAAGACATCGCTCAGCTCTTCCCCATGTAAGTTCGTTCGATACCGAGAATCAGGCGCAGGGACATCGAAGCCGCCCCAAGCGCGGCGCCAATGATAATGCCCCGTTGGACCGCCATGTTGGCGCCGTTCATAACATAGGTATTCAGCCACTGCGGCACATCCCCCGGCAACAACTCGAGGAAGGCCTCGCCCATAGGGACACGCCAGAGCATGATGAGAATAGCAGTGAGCAGAAGCAGGGTGGCTTCCGGGTTACGCGCCCGAAAGGCGCGATACGCTGCCGACGCGATATAAAACGCCAGCGTTGCGAACATGGTGGCCATCATGGGCGACTGGAGATTGTTAAACAGCCAGTCATAGAGTGATCCATCGCCCCGACCGAAACCTGACCACCACCTGCCGGGAAGAACCGCCGGGATTGCCATCGCAAAGACGGCAATCAGAGTAAGAATCTTGTACCGCCAGCCTTCCTTGCGGCGCTCCACGGCAAGCCAGTTCACGCGCACAATCGAGACCACTCCGAGAAGCAGCGTGAACCCGCCCACGATTGTCAGCCAGACGGTGAATTCCTGACGAAGGCTCCCGATCAGCGAATCGGCGCGGAAGAAGAACGCCACCACCATGACAAAGCCGGCGACAAACGCGGTGACTATCGGGAGAGTTGTCCTCATCGTGAAATCAGACTTCCTCAAACAGATGCACGTACCAGTCGCCGACCCCGGCAGTGACGAGCACCACGCCTATTATCACCAGGATGACGATTATCATCTTGATAAAGTCCTGCCCCTTGAGGCCGCCGGTCATGATCGGCTCGCGGGAGAGATAGGCCGATGCCGCATACAGCTCTTCGCCCATCAGAGTGTAGTCACACGCCGCGACAAAAAACGGCAACTGCTCGGCCTGCGCGGTGCCGGCAATCTGAATCGATCCGGCCGCGTTGCCGGTCTCGGCCAGCAGCAGCGACTCGGCAAAAAACCCGCCCATGTAGATATTGGTGGCGGGGCGCTCACGCATCATGTACCCGTTGACGGTCGCGGTAAAGGCGAACTGCTCTCCCGCAACATAGCGGACGGTATCTTTGTCGTAGGAGTCCTTCTTGCCCATCTCGGTGTACGCCTGCTCGACCACTTCCTGCCCGGCAGCCAGCACCAGCGGGTAGCGGACAGGGACCATCAGCGGGGTCTCATACTGCGCGGTGATTCTGGCCACGCGGCCAAGTATCGAAATGCCGGCGATAGTCTGGATTTCGTCGAGTTCCTGGATTCCCGGAATGAACAGCACCGGGCGCCCCATTTCGGTGGCGCGCCCGACTGCTTCTTCGACAGCGTCCAGACCGGGGATTTTGCGAAGGAAGAGCGGCTTGCCCTGTTTGGCCCAGCGGGTGTAGAGCAAAATGGCTGAGGAGAACACCACGACCAGGATCAAGGCGTTGATCCGGTCGATCCGAAACAGCGATGACTCGACGCTCTGCGCCCAAATCAGTGAGGGGGTGAGGAGGAACGCGAGGGTGAGTGTGGCTGTCTTCCGGGTGAAGAGGGATCGGAGGTTCACAATCACAAATCAATATACGAGAGTCGGGAGCCGGTTGTCAACTGCGTTAGACTGTGTCGGGAATGGGAACCTCCGGAGGAACGGGAGGAGTATTTTTCGGACTAGCCTACCTACCGCAAAGCTGTTGGCTAACGGGGCCGGCGAGTAATATATTGCTTGGCAATAGCTCTATCTGTATTGTATTTGCAATGGCCGTTCACTATGGAGCCGCCAAATCACTCCAGGAAGTTTTCTATGGCCGAGCTACCTGAGGATGACAGGACGCAATCTTTCGTTGTGCTGACCAAAGGCACAATGGTGTCGCACTATCGGATCGTAGAGAAGATCGGTGCCGGCGGAATGGGCGAGGTCTATTTGGCGGACGACACGAGGCTCGATCGTCATGTCGCCCTGAAATTTCTGCCTCCCCACCTTTGTCAAGACGAAGGGTGCCGGGCGCGATTCATACGAGAAGCCCAGGCCGCGGCAAAACTCAGCCATCCCAATATAGTCACGGTTCACGAAGTCAGCGAACTGCACGGCCGTCCTTACATAGTGATGGAGCATGTAGAAGGTCAGTCATTGCTTGAGGTGATAAAAGGACCCGGATTGACTCCGGATCGAGTAATCAATCTGGTTATACAGGTGTGTGACGGATTGACGGAAGCGCAGAAGTACGGAGTTGTACACCGCGACATCAAACCATCCAACATCCTGATCGACTCACACGGCAGAGCCAAATTGCTCGACTTTGGATTAGCGGCAGTCCGCGGAACGGACAAGCTCACAAAGACCGGTTCGACCCTCGGCACTCTTGGGTATATGTCTCCCGAACAGGCTTCGGGCCGGACGGTAGATGAGCGATCCGATCTGTTTTCGCTGGGTGTCGTGCTCTACGAGACGATTACCGGACGGAGGCCGTTCACTGGCGAGGACGAAGCTGCTACTTTGCATGCTGTGACCCACGAGACGCCTCAGCCCCTGGCGAGGTTCTGCGCGCACGTACCCGATGGGCTCCAGCAGGTAGTGGACAAAGCTCTCCAGAAAGATCCCTCGGTGCGCTATCAGTCGGCATCCGGGATGATGGCTGACCTGAGGCTTCTGCGACGGAGGTCATACGATACGGATCAGACTATCAAGAGACCCGATGCAAAGAGCCGCTATCTGTTACCTGTCGTGGGCATGGTAACCCTGATTTTGATCCTCATAGCGGTCGGTTATTTCGCCTTGGAACGAACTAGACTCTCAAGCGGACAGGTCTCTACCAGGTGGACCAATTCTATTGCTGTTTTGCCATTCCGCGACTTCAGCGCTAACCGTGATCAGGAGCCATTCTGCGATGGCATGACCGACGCGCTTATCGGCCGGTTGTCGGCCATCAAGGACCTGAAGGTCATCTCGATGACATCGGTTATGCGCTTCAAATCACCGGATCGGGACTTGAAGAAAATCGGTCACGATTTGCAAGTGGAGAAGATTCTCGAGGGCAGTATTCAACGTGACAGCGGCGCGGTCCGCGTGCGGATGCAACTGATAAACGTTGAAGATGATGCCCAGCTCTGGTCGGATCAGTACGACAGCGAGTTGAAGAGCGTATTCACGATACAGGACGACATCTCCCGCTCAATTGTGGAGGCCATGAAGATCGAGTTGCTCGGCGGGGAGGAAACCGCACTCGTGAAGAGAGCTACGAACAGTGAGGAAGCATACGGCGAATACGTGCAGGGACGATACCACTGGCGCAAGCGAAACGAGGATGCGATAAAGAAGGCCATAGAGCACTTCGAGACAGCAATCAAATACGACTCGAACTACGCGCTGGCCTATTCCGGCCTAGCCGACGCGTGGTCAGTGCTCCCCACCCACAGCTTCATTACCACAGAGGACGCGCTGCCTAAGGCGCGAGAGGCTGCGGAGAAAGCGCTGGAGCTGGATGATCGACTGGGCGAAGCGCATGTGTCCATGGGGCTTGTGCTGACGAATGCCAGGAGTATAAGGAATCAGAAAAGGAGTTTCTTGAAGCTATCGACCTTGATCCCGGCTACGTCTGGTCGCACGTATGGTACAGTAACATGCTTGGGCGTGTGGGAAAACGGGATGAGAGCTTGCGACGACTGCAGCTTGCCTACGAGCTTGACCCGTTGAATCTTGTCACCCTGAGCAATCTGGCCAACAAGAGAAAGGACGCCAGGAATTGGGAGGAAGCGGAGAGACTGTATCGACAGGTCCTCGAGCTCGAATCCGTACCCTTTGCGGCTGACCGCTTGGGCAGCCTGCTCCAGACGCTGGGTCGCAACGAGGAAGCCATGGCCCTCTACGTGCGCGTTCTCAAACAATTCCCGACCGATGAAGGGCTATATGCCAGGCTGTGGTACCTTCACATCCGAATGGGTGACCTGGAAGCCGCATTCAATGACGTTGAGGAGCTCTATAAACAACGACGTGACGATACAAGCAGGTTCATCTCTCGCGGTGACGTCTATTACACGGTGTTTCGATACGATGAGGCTATCGAGAACTACAAACTCGCTTTGCATTTGAAGCCCAAGTCTGAAATGGCTCTGGAAAGGCTCGTTTGGGTTTGCCTTGATGCCGGACGCTTCGATGAGGCCATAAAGTATGCGAATAGGTACGTTGAATTCTGGCCTGACCAAACTTGGTCCTACCGCTTGCGCGGATGGGTCAATTCCGTCAGGGGAGACCTTGATCAGGTGTTCGGCGATGTCAAGAGGTTGGCGAAACTCGCTCCCGACGACCTGACTCCTTATGCGTTGGAGGCCGTTACTTACCTTCATTTGGGGAAATTCGCGCGTGCCATGGAGATCATCGAGGACAAATATCTGTCGAGTGACATCGCTGATAATCGAAGGTACGGGGCCGGCACCAATGCACGCATCCTAGTCGCACAGGGGAAGTTCAACCGTGCGCTGGCATATCTCGACAGTTGTCTTGTCGCCGACAGCCTGAGTGATCTCCTATATGACGTAGCGTCGGCGAGATTGCAAAGGATGTATCTCTACGAAGAGATGGGGGATTTCGATCGAGCCTTGGCAGAGGGGAGACGTGTTGCCGAACTCTATTTGGAAGCTGATCCTGGTGAGATGATCGCATGGAAGGATTACCTGGTGCAGATTCTCGCCATGCGCGGTGACTTTGATGAAGCGGAAGAAGTTGTGCGGTGGCTCAAAACCAAAGCCGGGGGACGCACGCTGGCCAGCAACGGGTTTTATTATGGCCTGGGGGCCATTGAATTTGCTCGTGGTGACTACGAGTCGGCCATAGAGTACCTGAAAATCAGTGCCGACAGCACACCGGATCGCTCGTCAAGTGGCTACTTCCAGGCACCGATCCTACTCGCCAGGGCGTACCTTGAGGCGGGGCAGCTCGAAAAAGCGATTGGTCTTTACGAAACCCTCTTAACGAACACATCAACCAATCGTATAGATTGGGTGGTCCAAATAACCAAGGCCCGGTATCACCTTGGTCGTGCCTACGAACTGGCCGGTCGCCCCCGTGACGCTGCGACGCAATACGAGAAGTTCCTCAATTATTGGGGTAATGCGGACGTGCGACTTGAGTCTGTCGATTACGCCCGTGCCCGGTTGGCTAAATTGAAGGCCGGATCTTAAGTCTCCAACGCGAGCATTTGTGGCTTCAAGGCAAAGCTGCGCTCGCGGCGATACATCACGCCTCCCAGTGCAAGCACTGGGGCACCATATGAAACCCACGTGAGAGGTAGGGCACCCGATTACCACTCCCAGTACAAGCACTGGGGCACCAGGGGTTGGGAGCTGGCCGATTGGATCACACTCTCTGCCGCGTAGTGAGGTCGCGACCGCGAACCGCAAACCAAATTGTTCCGGCGAGTCCGAAAACGAATGCTACCAGAAAATTCGTGGCCGGGCTTATCAGCCAGAGCAGCGCGCCGCCGAACGCGGCCAGCGATACGATTGTGTCTCGAATCAGGTAGTATAGTCCGAATACCGCCGCCTCACGGCCTTTGGGCGCCAGGTCCAGTATCAGAGCCTTGCGCGTAGGTTCACCGAATTCTTTCAGCCCGCGCACGAAAAACGCCAGCACCAGCGGCCAAAACGAGTGTGAGACGAGCAACATGAGCGGGAAGACCGTGAAGAACACGAACGTAATGACCACAAACGGTTTCTTGGCGGTCTTGTCCGCCCAATAGGCGACCGGGATGTAGCACAGAGCTGACGTCGCCATTTCTACAGTGGTAAGCACACCGAACTCCACTGCGCTCACCGGCGACGCAATCGTCTTCATCGCCCAGACCACCGCAAACGCATATGGAATCTGTTCGCAGAAGCGGATCAGGATATCGGAGACAAGCAGGTTTCTCAGATCAGGGTTCAACAGGCGAAACGCCTTGAGCGGGTTCTTCTCCGGCGTGGAGTCTTCGGCTGATTTTTCGGACGAATGTTCGGATTCGATCATGACCTGCTGCATGACCGCGGCCACCACGGCCATCAGAATCGCCGCGCCAAACGCCAGTCGTACTCCCCGTACTTCCCCCCAGGCGCTGATAAACAGGCCGCCTACAATCGGCCCGAACGCCATCGGCACCCGCCGCACCAGCGAGTGCACTGAAACGCCCATGGTGCGCTTGCTCAAAGGCAAAACACGAGCGACCAGGGCCATTATCGCCGGCAGGGAGATCGCACTCCAGGCGATGAAGAACAGCGCGCCGACCAGGACGGCGTAGATCGACGGGAACAGGATGACGATACCGAAGCCGATCATCGCCATCAGATTGAAAACCAGCAGAGCTTTCTTGATGCCGATGCGATCGGAGAGGTATCCGCCGGGAAACGAGTACAGCGCGCCCAAGAGGTTTTGAAGCCCGCCAAGAAGACCGATCGTGATCGCCCCGCCGCCGAGCGCCATGAGGTAGATGGGCAAAAACCGCTCGGCCATCCGCTCGCCCATGCCCACGAGTATGACCATGCCGAGCATGGCGATCATGCTGCGTTTGAGGGCGAAGAAATCGGCGAGTCTCTTCAGCAGTGACATCGGTTACTCAGCGAAGCAGTGAAGCGGTCGCAATTGCGTCGGCGTTCTTTGTAAACCGCCCAGCGGGAGTTTTGAAGAAGCCCCCATGTGGTGTCGGCCGACTCTGGCCGACACTCACAAGTCCAAATCTGTCGGGCAGGGTCGCCCGACAGCACATCGCGCGAGTGGCTCGTTCAACAACTCCCAACGGGCGGGCATCGATCCAGCTTGACTCCACATCTGAAATCCCCACCCGTTGGGTGGGGTACCGAGAAACCTACAGCACGCATGTGTCACCCTCACACCCAATACAACACCGCCATTACGGTCAATATCCACAGCGTCACTGTGATCAGAATCGGGCGGTCGGTAATCAGAACCCGCATCGGCGAGCCGCCCTTCTCCTCTTTGTGGATCAGATACAGATACCGAAATACGCCGTACACTACGAACGGAATGGTCAGAAACAGGTTGTGTGTCCCTAGTTTGTCCATCACTTCGGATGAGAAGGAATACAACATGTACATTACCACCACCGACGCGGTAGTCACCCCGATACACTGATCCAGCAGATACGGCGAGTATTTGCCCAGGATGCGGCGATGTGCGGTGGCATCGGAATCGAGCAGCACCAGTTCGTGGCGTCGTTTACCGAACGACAAAAACAGCGCGAGCAGCAGCGTGTTGATGAGCAGCCACTTTGAGGCCGCCACGTCAATCGCTATAGCGCCGGCGTAGGCGCGAAGCACGAAACTGATCGCGACAGTCATGGCGTCGAGTATCACCACATCCTTCAAAAGCATCGAGTAGGCGACATTGAGGGCGAGAAACGCCGCCGAGGCGGCGAAGAATCCCCCGCCCAGCCACGACGATCCGCCCAGGCCGATCACAATCAGCGCGAAACCGAGCGCGGCGGCGGGGGCCACGGCGAGTCGGCCCGAGGCAAGCGGGCGGTCTTTTTTGAGTGGATGACGGCGGTCTTTAGCGCGGTCGATGATATCGTTGAAAACGTACATCGCCGACGACAGCAGGCAGAACAACCCGGTGGCCAGGAGGGCGTGCTCCAGTTTGGCGCTGTCACCGAGTTCCCCGGCGAAAACAATCGCCGCCAGCACCACGCTGTTTTTGAGCCATTGTTGGGGTCGTACAACTTTGATCAGGTCCCGCCACATAGTTTGGGCGTCCTTTGGAACAGTACGAGGTTCTGGTTCGTATTCCAAGGTCGAAGATAGCGGGGGGCGGTCGCGAAATCAAACCATAAATGTTTATTCTACAGCGGGTTGCGAATGGTGACTTCGATCGTGTCCGAGAGATCAGCACCCACCCTGCAAAAAGGTTTCTTTTTGCCGCTCCAGGAGCTTTATTCGGTCGATGATTCGCAAACGTCAACGCCGGGTACCCTCCGGTCACTACGCCCTGTTGGTGAACCGTCGCGCCTCTAACTATGAGCCGAAGGCGGTAGAGAAACTGGTGGCCTCGATTCGGGCGGCCGGGCAGTCCTACACGATTTACGAACCTGAAACAGCAGTCGATCTGCTTCGTCAGGCCGAAGTCGCCGCCGGGCAACGTCAGGCGAGCGCGGCGTATCCGCGGCCGTACGAGCGAGGCGGCAAGGTTACGGCGCTGGTCGCCTGCGGCGGTGACGGGACTTTCAATCTCGTGGCGCGGGTTGGTCAGAAAGCTGACTTACCGGTGGGGCAACTTCCACTGGGCAAAACGAACAATGTCGCCTTGTCGTTTTACGGCACATCCGAACCATCGCAAGCAATCAAGAACATACTTTCATCCGGAGCCCGCGCAACCAATGTCGGCCTGGCCGGTAATTTGCCGTTTTTCGGATCAGTGGGACTCGGTTTCGCCCCCAAGTTTATCGAGGAACTGGCTAAACGCCCCCTTCCACGATTTACGATGGGATGGTCTCAGTTGGGCGCGAAGGTAGCTGCCCAGGTGACCTTGGCGAGGACTGTAGTCAAAGTCGACGCCTTCCGTTTCGAGATCCAACCGATCATCCTCAATGTCAACATCCTGAGTCACAGCATGGGTCTCCCGCTGACGCTTTCGTCGGTGCCCGACGACGGGCAGATCGAGCTGGTTTTCGATGCCGGTCTGCAGGCGGGACATTTCTCATCGTTCACGCGTCTAATAAGAAAGAAGCAGTATCTATATAGCGACGAATTCCGGCTCTTTCGCGGGCGCGAAATCTCAGTCGAGCCGGTAGCCGGGCGGATGATGTACCTTGACGGTGAGCTTATTGAGCTGCCAACCGATCTTTTGGAAATCAGGATTGACGGAAAGAAGCTACAAGTCCTTAGCTAAGGCTTTCGCGGCTCTTGCGTACTGTGTCGCAGTCTCCACGCCGGCGTGCGCTCAAGCCGACGCTGACTCCGTCCGGGTCGATTCAATCTTGTCGCCCGTCGCCACACCTGCAGTCGCACCAGTTGACACCTTAGTCTTCATCCCTGAGCCGACCACATCGTCTGCTGAAGATGTCACCAATCCGGTTGATCTGGAAAAGCACTTGACCCAGCAGCCGACAGTGGCGCTGTTCAAGTCGCTGCTGGTGCCGGGGCTGGGGCAGCTCGGCAATCGACGTTATATCAAAGCCGGTGTGGTGGCCGGGCTGGAAATCTGGCTGGTAGGGAAAGCGCTCGATTTCGACCGTCAGGCCGACAATGCCCGAGAGGCGTATGAAAACGCAACGAGTCTCGGCGAGCGGCGCAGTTTGTATTATGAGTATGACAGCCTGCGCAAGAGCCGGGGGAAATACGCCTGGCTGGCCGGGCTGACAGTGTTTGTCTCCATGTTCGACGCTTATGTCGATGCCCACCTGTCAGGCTCGCCCACCGACAGGCGCAACGAAAAATTCTCGGTTGAGATTGTCCCCGATGATAACGGGGGGGCGCTGGCTCTCTTTTCCTGTCGCTTCTAACCGTCGAGCACGAAATCCCGGATATTCAGACCGTAGCGGGCGGGGTCGATCTGCCGCACAACCTTGCGATCGGTATTTTCCGGCAGCGAGAGATCGATCCAGATCGGTTCGGCCAGCAGTCCGGCCCGATCCCCGACTATTTTAACATACGGCCGCAGGGGATCCTTGTCGTTGTTGGTCAGCACCAGGGCGATTTCGTCGCTGGTGAGCAGGATCAGGCTGCCAGCGGGATAGACGCCGATGATATCGTTAAAGAGCTTGAGCAGGAACGGGTCGAACTTGTTGCTCATCTGAAACCGCATCTTCTTGAGTACCTGGTCGGCGCCCATGGGGCGCTTGAGGTAAACCCGGCCCGACGACAGCGCGTCGAAGGTATCCACTATCGAGACGATTCGCGAAAAGAGTGTCGGCTCGCGGCGGCTATAGTGAAGCGCCGGGTAGCCGGTAAAATCGCTGTTGATATGGTGCTCGAACGCAACGCGGGCCGCCCGTGCCGCATAGAGGTCCAGTTTGAGATTGCGCAGAATCGTTTTGGCGCCAAGGAGGGGATGCCGCTGCATTTGAATCCAGTCATTCTCATCGAAGGCGTCCGGCTTGCGAATCAAATCCTGCGGCAGCTTTACCTTGCCGACATCGTGGAACAGCGCCGAAAACCCGAGTTGCGACAGCCGCGCCCGGTCGAACTCCATGCGCACGCCCATGGTGAGCGCGTAGACGGCGACATTGGTGGAATGGGCGTAGGTATAGTCATCGAAATCGCGTATCGCGGTCAGCTCAATCATCGAATGCTCATCCCGACTGATATGATCGATCAGGCTGTGCACCACCCGCTTGGTTCGGGCGGCGTTGATCTCCTGACCGTCGCGGGCACCGGCCACTATTTCCCGCACCACCGTCATGGCGGAGAAAAAAGTGCCGCGCGCCATCTGGCGGAACCGCTGCCGCTGATCGTCGGTAATCTCAGTCTTGTCCTCGTCGACTTCGTCCACCGACAGCAGGCGAACCTGCGACAGGCCGGAGTCGGCCAATTGGGACGTTATCGATGTCAGATCGCGACCGGTCGGTTTGAGTCCGGCCATAAACTTACAAAAGTGCGCGAGCTCATCGGACGCTATATCCGCGTCGATACATACGCCGCCGATCCCCAACTGCCGCCATTCATCGACAATGTCCCCCGCGCCCGATCGGCCGGCGCTTTCGAAGCGGACCATCTGCTCATTTACGAAGTAGTGCCCGGAGACATACTTGAGGGAAACTTCGGCG
The sequence above is a segment of the Candidatus Zixiibacteriota bacterium genome. Coding sequences within it:
- a CDS encoding HD domain-containing phosphohydrolase, with the protein product MSEPRDTMSPRTLAGQNEERLLNAFFVLCKTARIVDESNDAFKKQLQNLMEVFQTVAGVRAEVSLKYVSGHYFVNEQMVRFESAGRSGAGDIVDEWRQLGIGGVCIDADIASDELAHFCKFMAGLKPTGRDLTSITSQLADSGLSQVRLLSVDEVDEDKTEITDDQRQRFRQMARGTFFSAMTVVREIVAGARDGQEINAARTKRVVHSLIDHISRDEHSMIELTAIRDFDDYTYAHSTNVAVYALTMGVRMEFDRARLSQLGFSALFHDVGKVKLPQDLIRKPDAFDENDWIQMQRHPLLGAKTILRNLKLDLYAARAARVAFEHHINSDFTGYPALHYSRREPTLFSRIVSIVDTFDALSSGRVYLKRPMGADQVLKKMRFQMSNKFDPFLLKLFNDIIGVYPAGSLILLTSDEIALVLTNNDKDPLRPYVKIVGDRAGLLAEPIWIDLSLPENTDRKVVRQIDPARYGLNIRDFVLDG